Proteins co-encoded in one Pithys albifrons albifrons isolate INPA30051 chromosome 14, PitAlb_v1, whole genome shotgun sequence genomic window:
- the FRMD7 gene encoding FERM domain-containing protein 7 yields MLHLKVQFLDDSQKIFVVDQKSCGKGLFNLTCSHLNLVEKEYFGLEFCSQAGNQVWLEPLKPITKQVKNPKEVLFKFMVKFFPVDPGHLREELTRYLFTLQIKKDLAQGRLPCSDKSAALLVSHLLQSELGDFHEETDQQHLATHRYLPNQEYLDNKIMHYHRRHRGKTPAESDVQLLDVARKLEMYGIRPHPASDGEGTQINLAVTHMGVLVLRGNTKINTFNWSKIRKLSFKRKHFLIKLHANISELCKDTLEFTMASRDTCKAFWKTCVEYHAFFRLSEEPKSKPKALLCSKGSSFRYSGRTQRQLLEHGRKAKMKSLPFERKHYTSRYDERQCRSSPDLLTDVSKQVEELRLAYGSRSSYHANGVHASEPTLDSRRRSSTMEVTFTAELERSKPEASPTFLPHSKSSSAFPLLYAELEMERAWEPIDLFGARNPLTSFRPHHQFTGNNKSTSVGNMREVSARPLVYTDVPCPLPMAPQVPFYLDRAPQSPCPALAPSEDTAGAVSACGPIAAKLPWQSPSGTQAGEFDHEAAGTGMVGENRSLARSFDCGLQEQPPKRSWSQSDMKTIRFPYGSEFRPLGPCPALSSRKAGVFWHVPAQQGLAPGPRRSTERYLGSSTESSDSDSDLLAADYCSLYGRVLRSPMARVRLSSGSLQLDEEDEEVSFTTSAAEKVSRGPSKYFT; encoded by the exons CAAAAATCCTGTGGAAAAGGGCTGTTCAACCTCACCTGCAGCCACCTCAACCTTGTGGAGAAAGAGTACTTTGGGCTGGAGTtttgcagccaggctgggaaccAG GTCTGGTTGGAACCACTAAAACCCATCACAAAGCAAGTCAAAA ATCCTAAGGAGGTTCTTTTCAAATTTATGGTGAAATTTTTCCCAGTGGACCCCGGCCACCTGAGAGAAGAGCTGACCAG GTACCTCTTCACCCTCCAGATCAAGAAGGACCTGGCACAGGGGCGGCTGCCCTGCAGTGACAAGAGTGCGGCGCTGCTCGTCTCCCACCTGTTGCAGT CGGAGCTGGGCGACTTCCATGAGGAGACAGACCAGCAGCACCTGGCTACACACAGGTACCTGCCCAATCAGGAGTACTTGGACAACAAGATTATGCACTACCACCGGAGACACAG AGGGAAGACGCCGGCCGAGTCAGATGTTCAGCTACTGGATGTGGCCAGGAAGCTCGAGATGTATGGGATTCGCCCACACCCTGCCAGTGATGGCGAGGGGACACAAATCAACCTGGCTGTGACGCACATGGGGGTGCTGGTCCTGCGG GGCAATACAAAAATCAACACCTTCAACTGGTCCAAAATTCGCAAACTGAGTTTCAAGAGGAAGCATTTTCTCATCAAGCTCCATGCAAACATCTCT GAGCTGTGTAAGGACACACTGGAGTTCACTATGGCAAGTCGGGACACCTGCAAGGCTTTCTGGAAGACCTGTGTGGAGTACCATGCCTTCTTCAGGCTCTCTGAGGAGCCCAAGTCAAAGCCCAAAGCCCTTCTGTGCAGCAAGGGCTCCAGCTTCCGCTACAG TGGGAGGACACAGcggcagctgctggagcatgGGAGGAAGGCCAAGATGAAAAGCCTGCCCTTTGAAAG GAAGCACTACACATCCCGCTATGATGAGAGGCAGTGCCGCTCCTCCCCGGACCTCCTGACGGATGTTTCCAAGCAG GTGGAGGAGCTGCGCCTGGCCTACGGTAGCCGGAGCTCATACCACGCCAATGGAGTGCATGCCTCCGAGCCCACCCTGGACAGCCGGCGCCGGAGCTCCACCATGGAGGTGACATTCACCGCTGAACTGGAACGCTCCAAGCCTGAAGCATCCCCCACCTTTCTGCCGCACTCCAAAagctcctctgccttccccctgCTCTACGCTGAGCTGGAGATGGAGCGGGCGTGGGAGCCCATTGACCTTTTTGGTGCCAGGAACCCCCTGACATCTTTTCGGCCCCACCACCAGTTCACCGGGAACAACAAAAGCACCTCGGTGGGCAACATGCGGGAGGTGAGCGCACGGCCGTTGGTGTACACGGATGTGCCGtgtcccctgcccatggccccGCAGGTCCCCTTCTACCTGGACAGGGCCCCGCAGTCCCCATGCCCGGCACTGGCACCCAGCGaggacacagcaggagcagtCAGTGCATGCGGCCCCATAGCAGCAAAactgccctggcagagcccgAGTGGGACCCAGGCTGGGGAGTTTGACCACGAGGCTGCGGGCACTGGCATGGTGGGTGAGAACAGGTCCCTGGCTCGCTCCTTTGACTGTGGCCTTCAGGAACAGCCTCCCAAGCGCTCTTGGAGCCAGTCGGACATGAAAACCATCCGCTTCCCCTATGGCTCCGAGTTCAGGCCCCTGGGGCCGTGCCCTGCACTGAGCAGCCGGAAAGCAGGTGTATTTTGGCACGTACCAGCCCAGCAAGGGCTGGCACCAGGGCCACGGCGCTCCACCGAGCGCTacctgggcagcagcaccgAGTCCAGTGACTCTGACTCAGACCTCCTGGCTGCTGACTACTGCTCCCTGTATGGCCGCGTGCTGCGGTCACCCATGGCCCGGGTAAGGCTGTCCTCCGGCAGCCTCCAGCTGGATGAAGAGGATGAGGAGGTGTCCTTCACCACCAGTGCTGCTGAAAAGGTTTCCAGGGGGCCCTCCAAGTATTTCACCTAG